TCCATCTATTAGTATAAAGCCATGATTAACAAGTTGTCTTGCATTCTTCCTTGATGCAGCAAACCCAAGGCTATAAACAACATTGTCAAGTCTGCGCTCCAGAAGTGATAAAAGACCTTCACCTTTATTGCCTTTCTGTCTTGCCGCAATGCCGTAAAATCGTGAAAACTGCCTTTCGGTAAGTCCATATATTCTTCTCAGTTTTTGTTTTTCTCTTAGCTGCACGCCATACTGCGTAAGCTTGATTTTATTATGCCCGTGCAGACCTGGCGGGAAATTACGTTTTTCTATTTCACATTTATCCGTATAGCATCTGTTTCCTTTAAGAAATAACTTGATGCCTTCTCTTCTGCATAATTTACATACCGATTCAGTATATCTTGACACCTTTACAACCCTCCTTTTATTAAACTCTTCTCTTCTTAGGCGGTCTACAACCATTATGAGGTATAGGGGTTACATCTTTTATAGCAAGTATCCTAACACCCGTTCCCTGCACAGCTCTTATAGCAGATTCTCTACCTGCACCGGGACCCTTTACATATATAATTACATTCTTCATCCCAAGGTCCATAGCTTTTTTTATTGCATCACTCG
The nucleotide sequence above comes from Deltaproteobacteria bacterium. Encoded proteins:
- the rpsD gene encoding 30S ribosomal protein S4; protein product: MSRYTESVCKLCRREGIKLFLKGNRCYTDKCEIEKRNFPPGLHGHNKIKLTQYGVQLREKQKLRRIYGLTERQFSRFYGIAARQKGNKGEGLLSLLERRLDNVVYSLGFAASRKNARQLVNHGFILIDGKKVDIPSFVVRIGNTIELKEKIKSNVNVQSSISSSAKQAVPRWLELDPVSFKATVKTLPERQDISILVQEQLVVELYSKH